A genome region from Chloroflexia bacterium SDU3-3 includes the following:
- a CDS encoding voltage-dependent potassium channel subunit beta, whose amino-acid sequence MEYRRLGKAGLKVSALSLGAWVTYGGQVGQDAADDCMVAAYEAGVNFFDNAEGYAAGQAEIVMGNTIKKQGWAREDLVVSTKIFFGGDGPNQRGLSHKHIIEGVNKALKRFQFDYVDLVFCHRPDPETPIEETVRAMDIVVKQGKAFYWGTSEWSAEQILEADRIARENYLTPPSMEQPQYNMLFRERVEVEYAPLYEKLGYGTTIWSPLASGLLTGKYNDGIPQDSRAALKGYEWLQQGVITAENIATVRRLQPIADGLGVPLAQLALAWCLKNPHVSTVITGASRVEQVHQNMKALDLLPQLTDEVMGQIDAALANKQ is encoded by the coding sequence CGACGGTTAGGGAAGGCGGGCCTGAAGGTGAGCGCGCTCTCGCTGGGCGCGTGGGTGACATACGGCGGCCAGGTGGGCCAGGATGCGGCGGACGATTGCATGGTGGCGGCCTACGAGGCCGGGGTGAACTTCTTCGACAACGCCGAGGGTTACGCCGCTGGCCAGGCCGAGATCGTGATGGGCAACACCATCAAGAAGCAGGGCTGGGCGCGCGAGGATCTGGTGGTCTCCACCAAGATCTTCTTCGGCGGCGACGGCCCCAACCAGCGCGGCCTCTCGCACAAGCACATCATCGAGGGCGTCAACAAGGCGCTGAAGCGCTTCCAGTTCGACTACGTGGATCTGGTGTTCTGCCACCGCCCCGACCCCGAAACCCCGATCGAGGAGACGGTGCGCGCCATGGACATCGTGGTCAAGCAGGGCAAGGCCTTCTACTGGGGAACCTCCGAGTGGAGCGCCGAGCAGATCCTTGAGGCCGACCGGATCGCCCGCGAGAACTACCTCACGCCGCCCTCGATGGAGCAGCCGCAGTACAACATGCTGTTCCGCGAGCGCGTGGAGGTGGAGTACGCGCCGCTGTACGAGAAGCTGGGCTACGGCACCACGATCTGGAGCCCGCTGGCATCTGGCCTGCTCACCGGCAAGTACAACGATGGCATCCCGCAGGACAGCCGCGCCGCCCTCAAGGGCTACGAGTGGCTCCAGCAGGGCGTGATCACCGCCGAGAACATCGCCACGGTGCGCCGCCTGCAGCCGATCGCCGATGGCCTGGGCGTGCCGCTGGCCCAGCTGGCGCTGGCCTGGTGCCTCAAGAACCCCCACGTGTCCACCGTGATCACGGGGGCTAGCCGCGTGGAGCAGGTGCACCAGAACATGAAGGCGCTCGATCTGCTGCCCCAGCTCACCGATGAGGTGATGGGCCAGATCGACGCGGCGCTGGCCAACAAGCAGTAG
- the yhbY gene encoding ribosome assembly RNA-binding protein YhbY: MQLTQKQRQYLRKTAHNLKPIVQIGKNGITDQTIAAIDQVLITHELIKVKFNDVQDEKQELSESLADRTGSALVYVIGNTVILYRESPDPDLRSIILPI; encoded by the coding sequence ATGCAGCTCACGCAGAAGCAGCGCCAGTACCTGCGCAAGACCGCCCACAACCTCAAGCCTATCGTGCAGATTGGCAAGAACGGCATCACCGATCAGACCATCGCGGCCATCGATCAGGTGCTGATCACCCACGAGCTGATCAAGGTGAAGTTTAACGATGTTCAGGACGAGAAGCAGGAGCTTTCCGAGAGCCTTGCCGACCGCACCGGCAGCGCGCTGGTGTATGTGATCGGCAACACCGTGATCCTCTACCGCGAAAGTCCCGACCCCGACCTACGCTCGATCATCCTGCCGATCTAG
- a CDS encoding metallophosphoesterase family protein, which yields MHLIGIISDTHGLLRPEALAALAGVEQIIHAGDVGGPEIIAALAELAPVTAVRGNTDTSPWGRTLPRTAELAVDQARLLIIHNLAELPPPTPDAGYHAVISGHTHRALVRPYGAALGINPGAAGHRRFSLPVTVALLRVDGVDLDVDVVELDVGR from the coding sequence ATGCACCTGATCGGCATTATCTCGGACACCCACGGCCTGCTGCGCCCCGAGGCCCTGGCCGCGCTGGCGGGGGTGGAGCAGATCATCCACGCGGGCGACGTGGGTGGGCCGGAGATCATCGCGGCCCTAGCCGAGCTGGCCCCGGTTACGGCGGTGCGCGGCAACACCGACACCAGCCCGTGGGGCCGCACGCTGCCGCGCACTGCCGAGCTGGCGGTGGACCAGGCGCGCCTGCTGATCATCCACAACCTAGCCGAGCTGCCGCCGCCCACCCCCGACGCGGGCTACCACGCGGTGATCAGCGGGCACACCCACCGCGCCCTGGTGCGGCCCTACGGCGCGGCGCTGGGCATCAACCCTGGCGCGGCAGGCCACCGCCGCTTCAGCCTGCCGGTGACGGTGGCGCTGCTGCGGGTGGATGGGGTGGATCTGGATGTGGATGTGGTGGAGCTGGATGTGGGGCGCTAG